Proteins from one Carassius auratus strain Wakin linkage group LG28B, ASM336829v1, whole genome shotgun sequence genomic window:
- the LOC113067581 gene encoding NAD(P)(+)--arginine ADP-ribosyltransferase 1-like, with protein sequence MLLIIEALLLISAALGKDHRAAAVEGVKYQLDMALNSVDDQYEKCTKQMANLLENKYLKQEKSNPETGFGNAWKLAENNHKPPGENLKKNHLIAIYVYTNSKTSDVYKKFNAADRKGKKEYENKTYKWYSLHFLLTEAVQILKKTQNTCYDTYRRTNVEFDKNVLNKEVRFGSFTSSSKNSKSTSDYGSKSCFEIHTCQGANITKYSMISEEEEVLIPPYEMFKVTAVKRRTDEPKLWCETFYVLKSIGTKSYLNCALVKKPTNTIRLKFK encoded by the exons ATGCTGCTGATCATTGAAGCTCTTCTTCTCATTTCAGCTGCTCTAGGAAAG GATCACAGAGCTGCTGCTGTTGAAGGAGTGAAATATCAATTGGATATGGCACTGAATTCAGTTGATGATCAATATGAGAAATGTACAAAACAAATGGCAAACCTGTTGGAGAACAAATATCTGAAGCAAGAAAAGTCTAACCCCGAAACTGGCTTTGGAAATGCTTGGAAACTTGCTGAAAATAATCACAAGCCACCAGGAGAGAACTTGAAAAAGAATCATTTAATCGCCATTTATGTGTACACTAACTCAAAAACATCTGATGTATATAAGAAGTTTAATGCAGCTGATCGTAAAGGCAAGAAagaatatgaaaacaaaacatacaaatggTACTCACTTCACTTTCTGTTAACAGAAGCAGTACAGATTctgaagaaaacacaaaatacatgCTATGATACTTATCGTCGTACCAACGTTGAATTTGATAAGAATGTTCTGAACAAAGAGGTTCGTTTTGGCTCATTTACTTCATCCTCTAAGAATAGTAAGAGTACATCCGATTATGGGTCTAAATCTTGTTTTGAAATCCACACTTGTCAAGGTgctaatattacaaaatattcaatGATTTCTGAGGAGGAAGAAGTGCTGATTCCTCCGTATGAGATGTTTAAAGTCACTGCTGTCAAAAGAAGAACAGATGAGCCTAAACTCTGGTGTGAAACTTTCTATGTGTTGAAAAGCATTGGAACAAAAAGTTACCTGAACTGTGCTCTAGTTAAGAAACCAACCAACACCATAAGGCTTAAATTCAAATGA